In Silene latifolia isolate original U9 population chromosome X, ASM4854445v1, whole genome shotgun sequence, the following proteins share a genomic window:
- the LOC141617624 gene encoding uncharacterized protein LOC141617624 — translation MDSIGFWNVRGMNRVGKQKHISYFLQNKDVGLFGLLETKIKNKAFSKVVNNFNNGWSITTNNGYHSGGRIWVLWKPGLFNVHVMEYNAQYIHMKVQALMTRNVFYLTMVYAFNGISERAPLWEQLRKLATQISGPWAIAGDFNCVLAAQERCGGAVSIAEMEPFRKCVDECEVIDITAVGSLLPEQ, via the coding sequence ATGGATAGCATAGGCTTTTGGAATGTCCGAGGTATGAATAGAGTAGGTAAACAGAAGCACATAAGTTATTTCTTACAGAATAAAGATGTAGGTTTATTTGGTTTATTGGAGACTAAAATAAAGAATAAAGCTTTTAGTAAggttgtaaataattttaataatgGTTGGAGTATCACTACCAACAATGGTTATCATAGTGGTGGAAGAATTTGGGTCTTATGGAAGCCTGGGTTGTTTAATGTGCATGTTATGGAGTATAATGCTCAATATATCCACATGAAGGTGCAGGCTTTGATGACTAGGAATGTTTTCTATTTGACAATGGTCTATGCCTTCAATGGCATCAGTGAGAGAGCTCCTCTTTGGGAGCAATTGAGGAAGTTAGCCACTCAAATCTCTGGTCCATGGGCAATTGCTGGGGACTTCAATTGTGTGCTAGCTGCTCAGGAAAGATGTGGAGGAGCTGTGTCCATAGCTGAGATGGAACCCTTCAGGAAGTGTGTAGATGAGTGTGAGGTGATAGACATCACAGCTGTTGGATCGCTTTTACCGGAACAATAA